The DNA sequence AAGAGCCGCCAGAACAGCTTTAATGCGACTTGGCACAAATTATACAAgcctctggaactctactgtacggatggaacaccattcttccaaaagatattccatcatttggtgttttgaggATAGCGGTGGAGAGTGCTATCTAAcacgtcggtccaaaatctcccagatgttcaactgggttgagatctagtgactgcgaaggccatacaatatgattcacatcattttcataatcatcaaaccattcagtgaccccttgtgccctgtggatgggggcattgttatCCTGGAAGAGGCCagtcccatcaggatagaaatgtttcttcataggataaaggtgattaCTCCGAATAAaatttttgtctttgtaatggGGGGTTTATACACAGcaaaccctactataatatctcTCTCTATGTagctgttcttgctgacacagtctgatcacatcctgcattgacattcttaGTCACCTGagcttctcttctgtttttccttacatattacACAAATTCATGAGCATCACAGTCATCGAATGTATACTTTTGACAACCATTTCCAACCCTATtcactgatgtctttcccatagatgtactgtaaatgcagatgtcactttagtcactgttcctattgaaacactagccagttgagcagtctttgtaaCTAGAGCTCCTGCAATTCATGCTTGAATaatgaaccctaaccctaaaatcATGGTCAACTGGGCCTGGTCAACATTTATATGCATGCCACAGATCATGATAGAATGTCAGTTGTTTAATtatatcatgcagtacacctgtatggaagcatcttcATTCGTTATGTTCTCCACTCAtgtattcaggtttttcctttaatttgtcacccatatgtgtgtgtgtgtgtgtgtgtgtgtacatatatatgtgtgtggcTGCAAATATGAGGCATTTGTATCTACATCTGTAAGGTATGTTGGTCTTTTAATCCAACCCacagagtaaaaatgtaatattatatgTTGGAAAATTTGCAACcccatcattttcatttccaggCCTGTTTTTGACTAAGAGGGTTTTTGTATACCAGCTCTTTCTGGACATCACACAATGGCCTTGCAATTCATgattaattcaaattttcataCGCAGTctataaaaagctttttttcttctctcatgCTCTCTGTAAAAGGGGAAAAGCACAACACTACATTTCAAAGATTGCTGCACATGTAATAATGAATAAACTACTAAGCATTTGTTGCACTGTAAAATATCCATGAATGCCAACCAAATTGCACAAAACACCAATGAAAGCAACTTCTTCTGAACAAAAAGTACTGCAGTTTTACTGAAGCCTCTCCAGCCTTATCCCACCAATCTGCAGAGTGGAATTTCATTAACTTCTATGAAATACAGTGAATACCACTCATACATTGtcgttgctgttgttgttgttgttgctgctgctgctgctgctgttgtggttGTTGCTCTTGGTTGTTGTTAGTGGTTTGGTTGCTGTTGGGTGCCGACTCTTCCTGAGACTGCTTTCTGCCGAAGAGTCCATAGAAGAGTTCCTGGAAGGTTCTGCTGAAGGCGGGGCAGGAGAAGTAGCAGATGACAGGGTTGAGCATACTGTGAAAGTAGGTGAAGCAGACTGAGGTGTAGAATGCCAGGTTGACCTCTTGGAAGTATGAGCAATCATTGTACTGGTATTTCAGGACTATGACAGCAATGCGGGTGACATTACTGGGGAAGAAGCAAACAATGAAGACCAGTGCCATGACCAGAACAAACTGGACAGCCCTCTTGACCCTAGCCCGGTTGTCTATCTTGCTCCTCAGCTGCCAGGAGATGCAGACTGCGCTGAAGGTGATGACGGCGCCAGGCATGAAGAACTGGGCCAAGTACAAGATATTGTGCCAGGTGGAGAGAGGGTGGAAGCCCATGCAGATGTTAAAACTCTCGCACTGGGTTCTGTTGTTGCGGAAGAAGAAGTGCTTGTCTGCGAGCAGGTAGGTCGTTGTGGTGAGGATGAGTAGCCAGAGGCCGCCGGCCACCCCTTGAGCGTACCTTAGCCCCATCCGGTTGATCTTGTTGCGCGGGTGGACAATCCTGAGGTAGCGATCCACTGCCGCGGCTGTTAGAAAGAAGATGCCTGCCAATCGATTGCAGGCCAATAGGAAGAGCAGGAGACGACACATGGCGTCGCCGTGGATCCAGTTCTTTCCCCGCATGTAATAATCAGCCCTAAATGGCAGGCAGAAGAGCAGCACGGAGTCAGCCACAGCCAGGTGAGTCAGATAAACGGAGTTATTCTTCCAGGTGTCCATATGAAACATGAAGGTCCACAGCACCAGGGAGTTGCCCATCAACCCGAACATGAACTCCAGCAACAGGACCGGCGGCAGAACCTGATCCAGGATGGGCGACTCGAACGCGCAACAAACGGGGGCACTGCTGTTAGCCATCATTGGGGAAGTGAGCACGTGGATTCCAGAACCTTCTATCCCTTCCCTGCCCTTCGCCAGGCACCTGCACGCTCAGCGCTGGTGGAAGGCTTCTGCGAACTGCGTGCTCTGTGGCTGAACTTGTGAGGGCTCTGTGAAGTCACTGTCCACGCATGCAAACGAGCCTGTGCCACAGCTGGGGAGTGTTAGCCTCTCAGGGattcccagcagccccaagaGAAACAAATCTCCCCTTTTAACACAGAACACCAGCCCTCTCACTGCCTAGAGGGACCTCGGTAAGAGAGGTAAGAGTGGTGTCATAGTTGGgtcatgcattcattttaagatACAGTGTTAAGAAGGAACCCTGGTTTTGGGATGtgcacaaaaacattctgaataATGAGACTTTTGCAGGATTTTTGCTTCTGTTGAGAATTCTGTCATTAAATAGTGACTGTATTTGTTTGATCTGATGTccaaattatatttcaatgatATGAGATTTCATTTCACAAGTACAGAATTACAGAAGCACAAGAATGTTACAAACACATAGAGGTTTTCGGTAAGTTTCAGCACCGGCGATTTAAGTCCCTAAACCTTACTGGCtgaagaatccacacaccttgttctcaaggccttaatgtgctgttgattgaaaggaaaccacaaaaactttCCGACAGTCCAAGACTGGTGTTGGAGATCCCTGGCCTAGGTAGAAGGTCTTGGACAGGACTGCTGAACTCTGTTCccagagatctaccgtcctggacattttcattttagcagTTAGCAAGGACTCTTGTGGTTgattaatagaatcaggtgtgtaactgcttggttgggaCAAAAGCCTGTACCCACACTGGACTTTTTTCTTTGGTAAGACTGAGGACCCTGATCTCCCGAAACAGAATTGGCAGCCCTGGCCTAGggcgttttttttatttttaaggcaaATCTTTACTTTGATCTTGTTTATGCTCTTCTCCTTGTCCTCCTCCCAACTGTATATTTATCAGCTCTCATAACTGGTTCTTCCACAATTGATTCTGGAGAACACAGACAAGCATGTCTTGTCCTCCTAGCATCACTCATCAGGTGGAAAATCCACTAATAAAAGTCCTtcccagtatttttttttccaatcacccaggtttgctaattagcataacACTTCAGCCAGGCGGTataattaatttgtgaaatcagctggctgagttcatgcgtggaagaaacacatggcaggactttaatttctgacccctggacttgtACCTCTGCTTATCTGACTGCAGTTTGCAAGTTGGGCACAAACGCCCATGAGTCGGAGGAAGATATTCCATGTGCAACTCAACAGGGCCAACAGACCGGACCTGATTCGAACCTGGGACCCTGAAGCAGTGAGGTAACAGTGAGTAGCTGCTTTATTTCAATGTGCTTTagtgaacacccccccccccttaccacCAAACATGGGTGGGATATCTCATCTGCAGGATCAGTTATGGGAATCTGTGCCACTCACTGTCATATTGACTAATCCATACAGATGCCTGACCAACACAGCATATCATTAAGATCAGAGCTGTTCTCAGAGCCGCCATTCATTGTCCTCATTTGCCTTGTTCCTGTGAACAACTACTGAATGCAGCCCACAGATTAGGATCTGCTTCCTTAACTTTTGCATAACTCCTGGCTACCTTTCAGGTTTTGCcaaaaaggagaggaaaatcAATTCCCAAACAAGATGGTAGTTTGCACGCAACGTTGTTCTGGTCTTGTGCTCTCAACCGGGAATTCAAAACAATTAGCCCAATTAATTTTTGTCTACAGCTACCCCACAGGACCTGGTAGGGCAAAGGCTTTATAGTAGTTCCATTGCTTATGAGATATTATCATAACCAGAATCTCTGGGAGGAGTCTCAAATGGTTTAGCCAGAACCCCTGAGGGAGATAGCTGCCTAGCTAGCAATCTCTCTACCTGGTtagagagatatggagagatcACTAGCCAGCTAGTGAGAGGGATAGCTAGGTGGCTAACTGAGATATAGAGAGGGGTATGGCTAACGAGATagcaataacaaatatttatcagtgtccTGACATAACTATAGAAACAAAAGATCATATGTGGCTATATGGCAAATATATGTCTTTGATGACGCCGTTATTTCTCTTCAGTAATATGTAGTTGCACGAGACCACTAAGAGGATACAACGGGAAGCTCCTGCCCCTCTCTCAGCCTAGTGAACTTCAGCAAACCATCAACCGAGTTGCTCGCTGTGTGAAGTCAGTTGCTCAGTTGGTCGTGCTGCTGGGCATTGCTCAGCTACACAGAGAATGAATGTACTTCTGGAAACTTGGGTGACGAAATGCTCTCTGTGTGAACGCACCATAAGAGTTagaaaatgtaatgtgacaTTAACGTGCCTGACACCGATCTGAACCACTTCCTTTGAGCACAGGCTTTGATAGGATGTTATGGACGTGGCACGTCACACCTTTACCCAATTCTGAGCTTGAAATTGAAAACGTCTGTATTAAATGTGTGCTGGTGCATACATACAGCAAAGTAGCTGTagcaaattgaaataaaatttctgTTGAAAAACAGCATAAATAGCAAATGTGGAATTTTCTCTTAATGTCTTGTGAGAGACCCAGTCAGTGCTTTTGCACAGTGCTTTGTTTGCAAATGGGGCAGCTTTAATAAAGACTCCACTGTGGATGAGCAAAGGAGACCAAAATGATCGTTTTATTAGCCCAAAGATTGCTTTAGTGCAGCGTCTTACAGGAGTTCACAATCATATCAGACCTTTGGCAACGGAGAGAAGCAGCTAGAAGTTACAGAAGTGAAGTGTGTTAGCCAGGGAGGAGGCCCACTCCCCAGCTCCTGTACAgtaaataagagagagagaggaaatggctCTTCTTTTAATGCAGTGGGCCGGGGGCGGCAGGTTCACGTTGTGGTGCACGCCTTAATGAaagtgcagggggggggggggttaatggaGGGAGGCGGGGGTTGTTTCTGGTCTCTACTTCTTCACCTCGCCGAGGTCGTCAATGCTGTCATCATCCACCTGTGGGAAGAGAATACCGTCATAATGGTggggttagggggtgggggcgaaGCTGAGCTGACTGAATTCTCTGTTCATTCAGAATTGCAGTAGAAGAATGATCCACCATCGACATGTTGTTCTTGTCAACATGTTGGAAAAAATAGCCCAAGTGACCAAGTCGTATGGTGCTTGCATTCGGGCGGTCATTGGAAACTGGAAAATTTTATAACGTGAACAATACATATGTCCGCTTATTagaccttattttctgcagaaagcaAAATCcctatggggggaaaaaataattgtaaatcTGCCAATGGAACCCATGGCTGAAGAACACCCGTGACACCCAGGGTTTTAGAACTACAAACTGTAGCTCTCTATTTGAGCCAATGGAAAACGCGATCTATTGGTTGATTCAAAGTCATCGGTGACTGGCAGCTGTGTTCTCCTACCACTTTatcatacaaacaaacacttcCCTTGGGTTTCATCTTCTCACACAAGCACCGCACGTCTCACTttgtcaggggggggggggggacacatttTCCAAGCGCACGCAGTGTCAGGTCTGCTCTCACCTCAGGCCACTTTTCTTGAATGACGTCGATGATGTCGTCTGTGAAGTCTCCCTGAATGATGATTTCGTCCTCTGCCGTCACCGAGGCACCGCAAGAGAACTTCTGGGCGAAGAACCGCTGTGCTTCTTTAAGGTCGATATCtgcagagggaagggggaggggttatgCAAATTAGCATAAGTCACACGCAGGTGAttggaagggggcgggggagcaGGGCTTACCAAAGGTTGCCAGGCCACAAACCCGAGTCACATATTTCTTCTTGGCTCGTGGGATTTTTGCGATCGTTACTTTCTGGggaacagttttctttttctgtttgatcTGACCTCTGCCACCTGCAGAAGGAACAaccaaacaccaaaaacaaatcaattaatcACCCCAAAGCCATATGCTCAGGGTAGTGATAACACACTGCAGCAATACTCAGTGGAACATAACACTTCTATAGCAATACTCAGTGGAATATAACACTACTATAAGCAATACAGGTACAAAAACACCCCATCTGGGTCCTGCTGTAACACTTCAATTTGGAAACAGCATGTGCACAGGATTTATGTGAGGAATTTCAAACTTAGTAAATATTAAATTGCAGAACAGGTTTATTTTTACGCTTGGTACTGtttacaaatataatttgaGTATTAGCAAAAAAGTAAGTACCACCTCAGGCTTTGGTGCTACTACAGCCTTGATTTATGTTGAGGTGAATCACAAACAAtatgcagaaaatgttttatttttttatacaaagctgacagaaaacaacagagaaTCACTGAGAAACGCCATCTCGTATCGAGGATTAGGCTTTCAGCAGCTATACGTGAGACAGCACCGCTTTTACACAAAAATCCACAAAACGAATGTGAATAATACCTTACTGAAATCCAAAAAGAGATAAATACGACCATAATTAGGCTATAGATGTTTCTATATTAGTCTTGATTACAGTGCTATACAGATGAACTTACACATCAGCTTCCTCAGATAGTTTCAAAGCTTACAGCTGCGTTAGAGTAAGCGcttgcataaaataaacaaggcaACCAAAATACAGAGATTGCCGTTCTGGTTTGAGTGCACCCCACCTTCTGACCTCTTTCATCCTGaactctttttcatttttattaactgTATCCCtattttctcccaatttggaatgtcctgtgtgtgggtgtctggtCATTGCTGCTACCTCCTCTGTCATTCTGAATTCTCCTCTTGTAATCTTTcagaatgtgctttttttccccaaatagccACTGCAGTAAAATCCTTAACTGTACCAACAAGCATCTGCCCAGCATTTCTGATCTTAATAACAGCGTGTGGACAATCACAGCAGAATAGAGACAGCGGTTGATTGAAATGGCAGTGCCCCAAACAGGTGTTGGTAGCTCCAcctctttttttggtttcaggAAGACTGACTGTCCAATCAGCTGCTCTCacctcttttctgttttttcttttcctcctcctcaacagcagggggcgcctCTCCATCTCCAGCTTCCTGCTTTTGACTGTTTTCTGCAGACCCAGAGGCAAGTTTCACACTCAGACCACACGCATGCTTCCCATGATTCCCTTTGATTCCGTTTTAATGATGAAGCTGAGATTTTGACATAAACTACTGTGGATGTGGGCAGCTTATCTTAGCCCAAAGTTTTAACACAAACCTGCATGGATGAAACTAAGGATATTTGATAGCCATCAGAACCTTTGCAGTGCCACATAGTcttacacaaaaatacacatagCAGTAAcacttagtaaaaaaaaaaaaaaaaatgaccaacaCTGGCATTTGACACCCTATTGTTACACCAAATAAAACAGTATTTATAAAGCACCTACCAAAGTGcatgcataataaaataaacacgtGAGTAtgctatgtgtatgtgtgcgtgcgtgtgtctgcatctgtgtgtgtgtgtgcgtgtgtgtgcgtgtgtctgcgtctgtgtgtgtctgtgtgtgtgcgtgtgtgtgtgtgtgtgtgtgtgtggcctccAGTCCTTCCTTTGCGTCATAGGTTCCTCAGTGTTCAGGGAGAAGGACACTCAGCTTGGGCAGCTGAGAGTCACAGCCGTAACACTTCCCTGACGGAAGGAGGCCAGTTCTTACCTACACACATCTTGGCGAACACGTCTGGAAAGTTCTTCTCCAGCCACTGTCTGCATTTTGCTGGCTCAGGCATGTACTCACAGTactgtggaaagagagagaggacaaccCTGATCTCTGCCACCTGTCATTCCTCAACCAAAACGGAAACATTTAAGCAGCTGGAATCAAACAACGCCCAACTAGGCCAACTGGCGTTTCATGGTTTGCTGGTCTATAACTGGCTTCAGTCGCGGAAATTAGTGGTAGAAATTGAACTTTCAGGCAAACTCTCAAGAGATTTGCAAAGAGATTTTAGAACAGTGTTGGAGTGTAAACCATCCATCTATTCTGAGCGCAATAGTATCCTAGCAACAGAGCGTGGAGCCTTGGATACCTGGGAGGCCAGTAAAACACACCCCGATTCAGGGAATTCGGGCCGTTtctacacaaaaacaaagagggTTTTACACCTACCTCTGTTGGCAGGGAGCAGACTGCAGGGGAGAAACACAGACATGTTAGAGAAGCAGGGCACTCTGCAGGACATTTTCAACTGAGTTCACACAAACTCGCAGGGCTAACTCTAACCAAGTGTACTGGCATTGCATGTGAACAGCACCCCATAATCCCCAGGGGATTTAAGCGCGACGAAACACCAAGCTGTCACTTCGCAATCGCAATTTCTAAAGCACATAAAAAGGAGGGTGGACTTGAACGAATAGTTAGAAAGACATCAAATAACGACAGGCATCTTTTTACCAAACCTCTGGGGATTTCTAGTTATTTTTTGGCACCGTCCCCCCACTCCACCATCTAAACAGCTGCGTCCAACTCTCGGAGTAATCCCtgcgtttttttctctcacctCCACAGTAAAGCACTTTCAGTGGGTACTTAGTATCTGAGTCAGCGGCCCTGCGCTCCACTCTAGTCTCCGCTGAACCCGATTCAGCATTTTCAGTAGTAGCCATGATCtggagtctgagagagagagagagagagagagaaactcaaCCAACACCTGCACCTGAAAGGACATGACCCAATACAGTGAGTTCCCAAAGCCTGAACCATGCAGAAAACCCAGAGGGTTTGGgaaattgagaaaaataaatgtctatATTTCAATTAGTGGTAGTACAACCATTGCAATTTACTTATACAGTAGTAGACAGATACATGCCTTGTTCAAATAGACAATGTGATCATTTAGACACCCATATACCCGTCTACAACTCTGCAACTTGTAGATGGTATTAAAGGTGGTAGTAAAgttaataattttattgaagCGGATATCAAAATGAAAGAGGCTTTtagattaaaatgtttgaatacACTTTTAGTGCAATTTTTGGCACGAGGTTCGTAAGAAAAATCTCGGTATTTAATATGTAGGCGTACGCAGTATATTcatactgccatctagtgacTAAGAAAAAGAAGTGACGTGAAAGTGAAATCCATGGCAAAGCTTGCTGTATAAAACCAGGCGAATTGAAATCCACCACGCGACGGGAACTCTTCTGAGAGTGCATTCTGTGTTATAATTTCAGCCGAATCTAATATAGAGAAAAATCCCACTCACGACAAAAcatgctatttttttaaattattcgtGCCGTCGACTAagcatttcaatgaaaaaaggCTTACTAATTCCTTGTATCAACATCGTTATGACGCCATCAAAAGTCTTGTCAGGCACTGAAAATAACAATATACCAATGAATGTGGTTCAAGACCCGTTTGAAACTCAATGAGAAGCTTCAAAATAATCTGTTGAGTGAAGAGACACCGTCTGcgatgcactttaaaaaaaacatttattcgatttattaaaaattaaaaagatgcCTAGGATGTCATTTCCAGCAGCTTAGCCTCTAGAAATGATTTAGAAATTTTAGAACCTGATATGGAACATATCCCATTGATATGGGTGTTCTTTTGCGACATATACCAGATTTACTGACTATTTCGATAAATTTGATGATTCTGatcaacataaaataattgAGACATGGATCAGATTAATCCAAATCCGATTTTAACCGCATGTGGAGGTAGTCTGCCTCGGGTCCTGGTGGTGTTGGATCGATTCAGATCCAACCCCGGCGCCTTCTCCTGCTACCAACAGTCTACTGACAAACAACATTTCATAACAAACATGAGGGATTCGCTGGACACCCTGCTGACCAACTATAGAAATGTGATTTTAGaattacaatttaatttggCAGCCGCTTAAGGAAAAAGCGATTTACGAAAGTGCATTTAACATGGTTGGCAAACCTCGTCACAGCCAGAATTAGAGCTAGAGACAGGCAAAATTACGATCCGTTGCCAGATCTAAACGCATAAAATCCATGCAACACAACAAAACTGAAGTGTAAACACATGATTAACATATACCGGATGTGCGCGTATCCGATTTGCCACCCAGCATAGCGATTAAAATAAACCCTTTCCAAAACCCTTTCAAATACTGTTGTTCAtattcaatgaaaatgaaatctgttttgaaaatgtatacaGATGGCTCGGCAGTTATATAGTTAGCTTTCTGGCTGTTGATGAATACAGGGCAAAAACTGCTGTCGAGATAATTTTACTTTTCAATCCGATGACTGTCAGAAGTTAGCAAATTAGCCAGGAGGCGAATTTAACTAAGCTACAGGTTTACACTGCAGACTATTAGGAGGTAGCCAGCTGGCTTCAAAAGTTAGCTGAGAAACAAAATACCTAACAAGTTTGAATATTTCAGTAACACAGCATGAAATATCTTACAGGAAAGACGCCTACAAGCACCTGTCAAACTAGCAGTATTGAATAACACGTTAACTTTTAGTACCTAGACTAGTAGCATACACGAtaattagctggctagctatgtTAGCTACCAATATGGTTGCTGCCTTGCCACTTCccactcattcattttttaacccCCGAATCAACGAGACCAAAGTGGTCAAAACAATACCTACCCCGTAAATACAACCTTTATATTACgttctgttaaataaaaaaataagcattattATGTAGTTGTTAatcgctttaaaaaaataacaaacagcagAAGCACACCTCTCTTCTGACAGCTTTCTTTCGGGGTCCTTTCAGTCTCTTTCCTAACCGACGCATAGTTTAGCGTCAATAGAAACTCATTCAGTTGCCTGAAAAATTGATTGTGGCCTTTTCATACATCAAAACTCTGCTTTACGTGTCTGTACATCTGTCACAATTGCcggcttatttttaaaataattaaaaaatgagattttaaatgaaaaactttcAGATTTACCGTAGGATTAAAACCAGTCTGCCCGAAAAGAGCCAGTCATCATAGACATGTAAACCTGTAAGCGTTTAAGTTGCCGAACCGTGGTTCACGGTTTTGCATCGCTTAAACAACAGCAGCGGCGAAAACATGGCTTTTTGTCAACGAAATTAGACTAAAGAAACGGTAGTCTAGacaagaaaaaagaggaaactaATGCGACAAACTTCCTAAACCATGTTGTTGTAACTAACAGATAGGCTAGtctttgaaatatgttttggtGAAAGTTAAAGCAGCAATTTTCAGACTGAACATTTTGAAtgttcacacatttattttaaatatacttgtcgtctaaatattttttgttttcaaaaagattatttttagcattttgtaGTTCCGGTCACGGTACGCCATTTCCTGTAAAACAGAAACACGAGcctaaaattgaaaaaaactaGTATTAAAGTAGTAAGGATACTTCAAAGACTGTAAACTTAGTTTAAAACTTTGCCGTTTTCCACCATAACCTGGGAATCGGCTTGTTGGTTGTCTGGTGAGCTCGGAAAAAGACCAATAATGCTTGCAAGCGTTACCAGTAATAACTAATATAGTATGTCAGAAACTGTATTAACGAGTAGCTAATGCTTGCTCAGTTACCTGCTAGCTAACAACGTTAATGTTCGTTTTACAAAAATGTGCGTCGCTTCAGCGCCAGCTAGGT is a window from the Anguilla rostrata isolate EN2019 chromosome 14, ASM1855537v3, whole genome shotgun sequence genome containing:
- the LOC135239540 gene encoding hydroxycarboxylic acid receptor 2-like, producing MANSSAPVCCAFESPILDQVLPPVLLLEFMFGLMGNSLVLWTFMFHMDTWKNNSVYLTHLAVADSVLLFCLPFRADYYMRGKNWIHGDAMCRLLLFLLACNRLAGIFFLTAAAVDRYLRIVHPRNKINRMGLRYAQGVAGGLWLLILTTTTYLLADKHFFFRNNRTQCESFNICMGFHPLSTWHNILYLAQFFMPGAVITFSAVCISWQLRSKIDNRARVKRAVQFVLVMALVFIVCFFPSNVTRIAVIVLKYQYNDCSYFQEVNLAFYTSVCFTYFHSMLNPVICYFSCPAFSRTFQELFYGLFGRKQSQEESAPNSNQTTNNNQEQQPQQQQQQQQQQQQQQRQCMSGIHCIS
- the denr gene encoding density-regulated protein translates to MATTENAESGSAETRVERRAADSDTKYPLKVLYCGVCSLPTEYCEYMPEPAKCRQWLEKNFPDVFAKMCVENSQKQEAGDGEAPPAVEEEEKKKQKRGGRGQIKQKKKTVPQKVTIAKIPRAKKKYVTRVCGLATFDIDLKEAQRFFAQKFSCGASVTAEDEIIIQGDFTDDIIDVIQEKWPEVDDDSIDDLGEVKK